One stretch of Ictalurus punctatus breed USDA103 chromosome 5, Coco_2.0, whole genome shotgun sequence DNA includes these proteins:
- the LOC108265443 gene encoding HLA class II histocompatibility antigen, DR beta 4 chain: MSKLLKILLIILPAVLHTALGHSLAQPAWCIWSKEDLSDMELIVSYIINKVNYLEYNSTLGKYVGYTELGIKNADRFNKDPAELQAQKASLDSFCKNNVGGYYNAILSKTVEPQVEVKLVKKSDGTHPATLMCSAYSFYPPAISVTWLRNGKEIKGGVTSTEEMANGDWYYQVHSHLEYMPESGEEISCVVQHASFTKPMNYKWDPSMPEPDKSKIAIGASGLVLGIVLSAAGFIYYKKKSSGRILVPT, encoded by the exons ATGTCCAAGCTGCTGAAGATTCTCCTCATCATACTGCCTGCAGTCCTGCACACAGCAC TTGGACATTCCCTGGCACAGCCAGCTTGGTGCATCTGGAGTAAAGAGGATCTCAGTGACATGGAGCTCATAGTGTCTTACATCATTAATAAGGTTAACTACCTAGAGTATAACAGCACTCTGGGGAAGTATGTGGGATACACTGAGTTAGGCATCAAAAACGCAGACAGATTTAACAAAGACCCTGCAGAACTGCAAGCACAAAAAGCCTCTCTGGACTCTTTCTGTAAGAATAATGTTGGGGGTTACTACAACGCCATCCTCAGTAAAACAG TTGAGCCCCAGGTTGAAGTGAAGTTGGTGAAGAAGTCAGACGGCACTCACCCGGCCACACTGATGTGCAGCGCTTACAGCTTTTACCCTCCAGCCATCTCGGTGACGTGGCTGAGGAACGGGAAGGAGATTAAAGGAGGTGTGACATCCACTGAGGAGATGGCTAATGGAGACTGGTACTATCAGGTCCACTCCCATCTGGAGTACATGCCTGAATCTGGAGAGGAGATCTCCTGTGTGGTCCAACACGCCAGCTTCACCAAACCCATGAACTACAAGTGGG ACCCCTCGATGCCTGAACCTGATAAGAGTAAGATTGCTATCGGGGCTTCAGGGCTGGTGTTGGGGATCGTGCTTTCAGCTGCTGGATTCATCTACTACAAGAAGAAATCCTCAG GACGGATCCTGGTGCCGACATAA